The following nucleotide sequence is from Hydrogenispora ethanolica.
TAATTTAAAACCTATCTCCTTAACTTAAATTGATAAGTGTAAAAAAGAAGATTTTCATACGGAAAGGAGCTATAACAATGAAAAAAGCGATGCTCATCATCGGAGCAACGCTCCTCATGTTATCATCCGGCGCTGCTTCTGTTCAAGCGATAGCGCACCATCAGATCCAAGGCGGGGAATCCTTATATTGGATTGCCCTTAGAAACCGAATCACGGTCTATGAATTGAAACAGGCCAATGGACTCAAAGGCGACCTGATTTACCCCGGAGAGAGATTGCTCATTCCGGTGCAGAAATCGAAAGTTTCACCAACCGCAATTGACACTCGTGACCTGACCTTGTTGGCCAGACTCATTACAGCCGAGGCGGGTGGCGAGCCTTTTGAAGGAAAAGTCGCCGTGGCGTCAGTGATCCTGAATCGTATCCACGATGCCAGATTCCCGGACAGCATCACCGGAAATGTTTTTAAACCGCTACAGTTTGAATCAGTTTCCAATGGCCTGATCTGGGCTGAGCCGGTCGCCGATTCGTATCATGCGGCCCAAGTGGCACTGCGTGGCTGGGACCCGACGGGCGGAGCGAAGTTTTTCTTTAATCCGGCCAAACTGAATGGTCCTTCATGGGTTTGGACCCGGACCATCGTCGATCGCATCGGGAATCATGTTTTTGCAATCTAGGCATTTTTCACTCCTCTCTATCAGGCGAGTTGGGCTGTTATGGCTCAACTTGCTTGTATCTTTTGGATACAGGTTCATGTTTTCATGGGAATACGGGTAAATTAAATCATCCGTTGGTGAAATGAACCCGGCTTCACACTGTACTTTAGGAAGAGGAAAAACCGGTTGGA
It contains:
- a CDS encoding cell wall hydrolase, translated to MKKAMLIIGATLLMLSSGAASVQAIAHHQIQGGESLYWIALRNRITVYELKQANGLKGDLIYPGERLLIPVQKSKVSPTAIDTRDLTLLARLITAEAGGEPFEGKVAVASVILNRIHDARFPDSITGNVFKPLQFESVSNGLIWAEPVADSYHAAQVALRGWDPTGGAKFFFNPAKLNGPSWVWTRTIVDRIGNHVFAI